Part of the Spirochaetota bacterium genome is shown below.
GAAGCTCATGCCCCTGGCCGAAAAGGGGAGCAGGCGCGCGAAGAGGGCGCTGCTCGTCATGGAGCGCGTCGAGGACGCGATCAGCATGGCGCTTATCGGCAACAATATCGTCAATATCGCCGCCTCGGCCTTTATCGCGTACATCGCAACCTCGTATTACCTTTCGTCCGAGAGCGAGCTCCTGGTCATCACCGTGGCCGAAACGATAGTATTTCTTGTCTGCTGCGAGCTTTTTCCCAAGGTCCTGGCGCGCGCGAAGGCGGAAACGTTTCTCATGCTGCTATCCCCGGTGGTGCTGGTTCTCATGGCGGCCTTCAAGCCCGCGATCCGCGCCTCGCTGGGGCTCTCCCGCGGGATACGATCGCTCATGAAGCTGGAAGATTCATCCCGGTTCGGGCTGGCGCGGTCCAGGGAGGAGATCGACCTCCTGTTCCGCCTGGGGGTGCGTCACGGGATTATCGACAAGGATCACCACGATCTCATCAACGAGTTTCTTTCGTTTCACAAGGTAACCGCGTACGAGGTGATGACGCCGCTTATCGACCTCGTGTCGGTGGAAAAGAGGCAGACCGTGAGATCGCTTATCGACGTCATTTACCGGACGAGCTTTTCGCGCATCCCGGTGTACGAGGGGAGGGTCGACAACATAATCGGCTACGTGTTTTACCGCGACCTGCTCGCGAACACGGCGGTCGGCAGCATCGAGGAGATAATCCATCCTCCGCGCTTCGTGCCCTCCACCAAGAACATCCACGCGCTCTACTACGAGATGAGGAGCGAGAAGATACCGGTCGTATTCGTGGTGAACGAGTTTGGCGCGGTGGAAGGCATGGCGACCAGGGAAGACATCGCGGAAGAGATCGTGGGGGAGATACAGACGCGCGATCATCCCCGCAGGGAGCTTTTTAAAAAGGTGTCGGAACGAAAGTTCGAACTGAGCGGCAACCTGGACATCGATTTTCTGCACAGGCGTTTCGGGCTTGCCGTGGAGAAAAAGGGCTTCGAGACCGTCGCAGGCTTCCTGGCCTTTCACCTGGGAAGGATACCCGCGAGGGGCGACCGGTTTGAATTCGATAACTTCGTATTTGTCGTGGATGAGGCGACCCCGCGCTTTACGGAAAAGGTGACGCTGCTCGCCCCCCGCGTAAAGAAGTGATCACCGGGAGAGCATGGGGCCCATATCCGGTTTCCCGCCCATCACGTGCACGTGGAGGTGCCAGATGACCTGTCCGCCCGCGGCGCCGTTGTTGATGATCACGCGATAGCCCGCCTCGTCGATCTTCCTGATGCGCGCCACCTCCTTTACCCCCAGGAAGAGATCGCCCATGATGGAACTGTTTTCCGGCGTAAGCTCGTCTATGTTCCGTATGTGGGTCTTGTGGATCACCAGCGCGTGGACCGGTGCCTGGGGGCTGATATCCTCGAACGCGTACACCGTGTCATTCTCGAAAATTTTTTTCGAGGGGATTTTTCCCCCGATAATATCGCAGAAAAGGCATCCCATACGCAGCTCCTTTCGCAGAGGTGGCGCGCGGGGGGCGCGTCCGGGGTCCCGGTGTGCGCTATCCGCGCGTAAATAAAATCAGAACATTGAAGACTGCCAAGGTCAAGTACTATCCGCCGGTTCCGGCGCCATGCCGATGGGGTATGTATTATTTTCCGGGGAGGTGGGCGTAAATGTGCATACCTTACCCATGGTTTGGCGTGCGTGTGCAGGTGTGATGCTTAATGTGAGGCGGTGCGGCGGAGTATTTTGGTGGGTGAAGCTCTTGTAGGGTGGTTTTCGGTGTCCCCCCAGTAGAATTCCCAGCACCGAATGCCCCCTGTGCTCCTTTGGCCGATGGCATAATGGGGGAACCGAACATAATTATGCCTTCCGGCTGAATCGTGCAGCAGCTCGTACAGGTAGCGCTTCGTCGCAATGGCTACCAGATATGAGACCGAGAACCGGCTCAACTTACGGAAATCCGACGCAAACTCATTCTCATTCTTCCTGAAGCGAATCGGAAAACAATGCCAGCGCTTCAAAGGATCACGGGGCTGATACTTAACCAGAGTAAACCCTCCCTGAAACCGATCAATATCGCGCAGAACGCGCTTCAGGAGCATGATGACGACAGCCTGGCGGCTTGTTTTGAGCTTTGCCGCGGCAAGGGCGATATTCACGAAGACGATGTGGCTCATGTTTATAGAAGTGCGAAGCATTCCGTATCCTCCGGGACAAAACCGAGCGTCCAAAGTGAATACGAATGGGGCATGGAAAATATGAACGGTTTTCCCGGCTATGTTCCGGGCGCCCGAAAATTAATATACATTCTGCCGATGTGTGAGGGGACAAAGGGCGAAACCGCGGGAGACGGCGGCGGATTCTGTGGGGGAAACGGGAGGGAGCCGTCGGATATACAGGAAATCCCGGAGGTGCCGCGGTAAACTGCTTGCGTGCGCGGGGGCGGGCACCACAGTGGAACCCATGAACACCGTAAGGGACATCAAGCTTGTGGTGTATGACCGGGCGGAGCGCGCGCTTCCCCTGGTACGCTCGTTCCTTGCGCTCGAGGGACCGCGCGCGGCCTCTTACGCCAACGAGGCGGAGCTGGGCGCAATGCTCGCGCGGGCGCGGGACGAGGGGCTCACCTCCAAGCAGGTCCTTGTGCTCAAGCGTTTCCTGGGGCGTTTCTTCCAGGTCTGTCCCGGTTCCGCGAACGTGACCTGCTGCCGGTACCGGCTCATCAACACGGGCTTCAACTGCCTGTTCAACTGCACCTACTGCTACCTGAGCTCCTACCTGAATTCGTTCGGGATCGTCCAGTTTACCAACCTGGACGCCGCGCTCGATGAGCTCGC
Proteins encoded:
- a CDS encoding histidine triad nucleotide-binding protein, with product MGCLFCDIIGGKIPSKKIFENDTVYAFEDISPQAPVHALVIHKTHIRNIDELTPENSSIMGDLFLGVKEVARIRKIDEAGYRVIINNGAAGGQVIWHLHVHVMGGKPDMGPMLSR
- a CDS encoding HlyC/CorC family transporter; the protein is MISQFVVYNMSIVAFMAFSFFFSGIETAIISSSPMKLMPLAEKGSRRAKRALLVMERVEDAISMALIGNNIVNIAASAFIAYIATSYYLSSESELLVITVAETIVFLVCCELFPKVLARAKAETFLMLLSPVVLVLMAAFKPAIRASLGLSRGIRSLMKLEDSSRFGLARSREEIDLLFRLGVRHGIIDKDHHDLINEFLSFHKVTAYEVMTPLIDLVSVEKRQTVRSLIDVIYRTSFSRIPVYEGRVDNIIGYVFYRDLLANTAVGSIEEIIHPPRFVPSTKNIHALYYEMRSEKIPVVFVVNEFGAVEGMATREDIAEEIVGEIQTRDHPRRELFKKVSERKFELSGNLDIDFLHRRFGLAVEKKGFETVAGFLAFHLGRIPARGDRFEFDNFVFVVDEATPRFTEKVTLLAPRVKK